The Corvus moneduloides isolate bCorMon1 chromosome 5, bCorMon1.pri, whole genome shotgun sequence genome includes a region encoding these proteins:
- the PPM1K gene encoding protein phosphatase 1K, mitochondrial, with the protein MSTATLINLVRNGGFQVRRRAVLTSRFLQDETRPTAACSIATSERRASRFDSDGSGRLTTWDTFGIWDNRIDEPILLPPSIKYGKPIPKVSLSNVGCASHIGKRKENEDRFDYAQLTEDILYFAVYDGHGGAAAADFCEKYMEKYIKEFLAEEENLENVLSKAFLEINKAYQRHANLSADATLLNSGTTATVALLRDGIELVVASVGDSRALLCRKGKAMKLTIDHTPERKEEKERIKKCGGFVSWNSLGQPHVNGRLAMTRSIGDLDLKNSGVIAQPETKKVQLQHADDSFLVLTTDGINFMVNSQEICDFISQCHDPAEAAHVVTEQAAQFGSEDNSTVVIVPFGAWGKYKNGEVTFSFSRSFASSGRWA; encoded by the exons ATGTCCACAGCTACTCTAATTAATTTGGTACGGAATGGAGGGTTCCAAGTAAGAAGGAGAGCCGTGCTCACGTCCCGCTTCCTGCAAGACGAGACGCGTCCCACAGCCGCCTGCTCCATCGCCACCTCCGAGCGCCGCGCCTCCCGCTTCGACTCCGACGGGAGCGGGCGGCTGACCACATGGGACACCTTTGGCATCTGGGACAATCGCATCGATGAACCCATTCTCCTCCCACCCAGCATAAAGTACGGGAAGCCGATCCCAAAAGTGAGTCTGAGCAACGTGGGCTGCGCCAGCCACATcgggaagagaaaggaaaatgaggacCGGTTCGATTACGCTCAGCTGACGGAGGATATCCTGTACTTCGCGGTGTACGATGGGCACGgcggggcagcagctgcagacttctgtgaaaagtacatggaaaaatatattaa GGAATTTCTTGCTGAGGAGGAGAACTTGGAAAATGTTTTGAGCAAGGCTTTTCTAGAAATAAACAAAGCATATCAAAGGCATGCCAATCTCTCTGCTGACG CAACTCTGCTGAACTCGGGGACCACTGCAACAGTGGCTCTGCTCCGGGATGGAATTGAGCTGGTTGTGGCAAGTGTGGGAGACAGTCGTGCTCTGCTGTGCCGGAAGGGAAAGGCCATGAAACTCACCATTGACCATACTccagagagaaaggaggagaaggaaag GATTAAGAAGTGTGGTGGCTTCGTTTCCTGGAACAGTTTGGGACAACCTCATGTGAATGGTAGACTTGCAATGACACGGAGCATAGGAGATTTGGATCTTAAAAACAGTGGCGTGATAGCCCagccagaaacaaaaaaggttCAG CTGCAGCACGCGGACGACAGCTTCCTGGTCCTGACCACCGACGGCATCAACTTCATGGTGAACAGCCAGGAGATCTGCGACTTCATCAGCCAGTGCCACGACCCTGCTGAGGCTGCCCACGTGGTCACTGAGCAG GCAGCGCAGTTTGGCAGTGAAGACAACAGCACCGTTGTCATAGTGCCATTTGGAGCTTGGGGCAAGTACAAGAACGGGGAGgtcaccttctccttcagccGCAGTTTCGCTTCCAGCGGGAGGTGGGCATGA